Sequence from the Acidobacteriota bacterium genome:
TTCTGTTGACATCGTGATGCGCGATGCGTGATGCTTGATGCGTGCGTACGACCTTCGACCTCGATCTCGACGTTCTCCTGGCTGTGAAGGAGATTGCCGGTGCCCGGCGCAGCACCGTCGGCAAGGTGCTGTCGGAACTCGCGCGCAAGGCACTGCAGCCGGCCGAATCGCCTGCCGTACGGAACGGCGTGCCCGTGCTGCCGCGCCGGCCGGCCACGGCCCCGCGGCCGACGATGGCGCTGGTCAACGCGCTGCGGGACGGCGACTGAGCCACTGCCATGGCGCGTGTCGCTCTGCTGGACGTCAACGTTCTCGTCGCGCTGTTCGATCCCGATCACGTCCACCACGAGATTGCGCACGACTGGTTCGCCGAACATCGAGACGGCTGGGCCACGTGTCCGCTCACCGAGAACGGTCTCATCCGCGTCATCACCAACCCGGCGTATCACCCGGACGCCATCCGTCCGGCGCAGGCGGGTGGTTCGCTGCGGAAATTCCGTCGCAGCGGTGGTCATCACTTCTGGGTGGATTCGCTGTCGCTGACTGATGCCAAGACGTTCGATCTGACGCTCGTGCGCGGTCATGCGCAGCTCACGGACATCTACCTGCTGGGGTTGGCTGTGAAAAACGACGGCTGTCTGGTGACGTTC
This genomic interval carries:
- a CDS encoding VapC toxin family PIN domain ribonuclease encodes the protein MARVALLDVNVLVALFDPDHVHHEIAHDWFAEHRDGWATCPLTENGLIRVITNPAYHPDAIRPAQAGGSLRKFRRSGGHHFWVDSLSLTDAKTFDLTLVRGHAQLTDIYLLGLAVKNDGCLVTFDGKMPLGAAVGATRDHLAVLGPVPESRQQTDARDTH
- a CDS encoding CopG family transcriptional regulator, yielding MRTTFDLDLDVLLAVKEIAGARRSTVGKVLSELARKALQPAESPAVRNGVPVLPRRPATAPRPTMALVNALRDGD